The following are from one region of the Streptomyces changanensis genome:
- a CDS encoding type II toxin-antitoxin system RelE family toxin — translation MKYAFRFTTAAQRQLRAISRPDAMRILTALTALGDDPYRQDADVKKLTGPTGLYRLRVGSYRVAYQINDGELVVLVVKVGDRRDAYRNL, via the coding sequence GTGAAGTACGCCTTCCGGTTCACCACGGCGGCGCAGCGTCAGCTTCGAGCCATCAGCCGACCCGACGCCATGCGCATCCTGACCGCGTTGACCGCACTCGGTGACGATCCGTACCGGCAGGACGCCGACGTCAAGAAGCTCACTGGCCCCACGGGCCTCTACCGGCTCAGGGTCGGTAGCTACCGGGTCGCCTACCAGATCAACGACGGTGAACTCGTCGTCCTCGTGGTCAAGGTGGGCGACCGGCGGGACGCCTACCGCAACCTGTGA
- a CDS encoding LysM peptidoglycan-binding domain-containing protein, with protein MLSSGKRKHRRPSKAVRFAAFAGITGAAVAAPLLGATTASAATAAEWDRVAQCESGGDWSINTGNGYYGGLQFSASTWAAYGGTAYAQTADKASKSQQIAVAEKVLAGQGKGAWPSCGVGLSGAAYDGAAAERTAEEPTTRSEQRTTPKAATPKAAPKSSGTVTTPTGEKVEKGDGEYRVKAGDTLSSIATAEKVAGGWKKLFDLNEDIVSDADLIYPGQQLHLS; from the coding sequence ATGCTTTCTTCCGGTAAGCGCAAGCACCGTCGCCCGTCCAAGGCCGTCCGTTTCGCCGCCTTCGCCGGCATCACGGGTGCCGCCGTCGCCGCCCCGCTGCTCGGCGCCACGACCGCGAGCGCCGCCACCGCCGCCGAGTGGGACCGCGTCGCGCAGTGCGAGTCCGGCGGCGACTGGTCGATCAACACCGGCAACGGCTACTACGGCGGCCTGCAGTTCTCCGCCTCCACCTGGGCGGCGTACGGCGGCACCGCGTACGCCCAGACCGCCGACAAGGCCTCCAAGTCGCAGCAGATAGCCGTGGCCGAGAAGGTCCTCGCCGGCCAGGGCAAGGGCGCGTGGCCGAGCTGCGGCGTCGGCCTGTCCGGTGCCGCGTACGACGGCGCCGCCGCCGAGCGCACCGCCGAGGAGCCCACCACGCGCAGCGAGCAGCGCACCACGCCGAAGGCCGCGACGCCCAAGGCCGCCCCGAAGTCCTCCGGCACCGTCACCACCCCGACCGGCGAGAAGGTCGAGAAGGGCGACGGCGAGTACCGCGTCAAGGCCGGCGACACGCTCAGCTCCATCGCCACGGCCGAGAAGGTCGCGGGCGGCTGGAAGAAGCTGTTCGACCTGAACGAGGACATCGTCTCCGACGCCGACCTGATCTACCCGGGCCAGCAGCTCCACCTGAGCTGA
- a CDS encoding type II toxin-antitoxin system Phd/YefM family antitoxin, protein MTDNTVTVREARAHLADHINRAEEGVPTVITRNGAPVAAVVPISDFEALEEAADVMLARDAEAVLAEGGTTVTMAELLADLFTEQDGEAA, encoded by the coding sequence ATGACTGACAACACCGTGACCGTACGGGAAGCCCGCGCGCACCTCGCCGATCACATCAACCGGGCCGAGGAAGGTGTTCCGACCGTCATCACGCGCAACGGCGCACCGGTGGCAGCCGTGGTCCCCATCTCGGACTTCGAAGCGTTGGAGGAAGCCGCCGACGTGATGTTGGCGCGCGACGCCGAAGCTGTGCTGGCCGAAGGCGGCACCACCGTGACGATGGCGGAACTGCTGGCGGATCTGTTCACCGAGCAGGACGGCGAAGCGGCGTGA
- a CDS encoding cytochrome P450 family protein yields the protein MNAPHDPAAPPELFTWEFATDPYPAYAWLREHAPVHRTRLPSGVEAWLVTRYADARQALADQRLSKNPAHHAEPAHAKGKTGIPGERKAELMTHLLNIDPPDHTRLRRLVSKAFTPRRVAEFAPRVQELTDRLIDGFAAKGEADLIHDFAFPLPIHAICDMLGVPAEDQDDFRDWAGQMIRHGGGPRGGVARAVKRMRAYLVDLIHRKREGLGRGGDDDLISGLIRASDHGEHLTENEAAAMAFILLFAGFETTVNLIGNGTYALLRDDGQRTRLQRSLAAGERGLLETGVEELLRYDGPVELATWRFATEPLTLGGQRVEVGEPVLVVLAAADRDPERFDRPDTLDLARSDNQHLGYGHGIHYCLGAPLARLEGQTALATLLTRLPDLRLAVPPEELRWRGGLIMRGLRTLPVEFTPEAS from the coding sequence GTGAACGCTCCCCACGACCCCGCCGCACCCCCCGAGCTCTTCACCTGGGAGTTCGCCACCGATCCGTACCCGGCGTACGCCTGGCTGCGGGAGCACGCACCCGTGCACCGGACGCGGCTGCCGAGCGGTGTGGAGGCGTGGCTGGTCACCCGGTACGCCGACGCCCGGCAGGCCCTCGCCGACCAGCGGCTCAGCAAGAACCCGGCGCACCACGCCGAGCCGGCGCACGCCAAGGGCAAGACCGGCATCCCCGGCGAGCGCAAGGCCGAGCTGATGACGCACCTGCTCAACATCGACCCGCCGGACCACACGCGGCTGCGCCGGCTCGTGTCGAAGGCGTTCACTCCGCGCCGGGTCGCCGAGTTCGCGCCCCGCGTGCAGGAGCTGACGGACCGGCTGATCGACGGTTTCGCCGCGAAGGGCGAGGCCGACCTCATCCACGACTTCGCCTTCCCGCTCCCCATTCACGCCATCTGCGACATGCTCGGGGTGCCCGCCGAGGACCAGGACGACTTCCGGGACTGGGCCGGGCAGATGATCCGGCACGGCGGCGGGCCGCGCGGCGGGGTGGCGCGGGCCGTGAAGCGGATGCGGGCCTACCTCGTCGACCTGATCCACCGCAAGCGGGAGGGGTTGGGGCGGGGCGGGGACGACGACCTGATCTCCGGGCTCATCCGGGCCTCCGACCACGGCGAGCACCTCACCGAGAACGAGGCCGCCGCGATGGCCTTCATCCTGCTGTTCGCCGGTTTCGAGACCACGGTCAACCTCATCGGGAACGGCACGTACGCCCTGCTCCGCGACGACGGCCAGCGCACCCGCCTGCAGCGGTCGTTGGCCGCCGGGGAGCGCGGCCTGCTGGAGACGGGCGTCGAGGAGCTGCTGCGGTACGACGGGCCCGTGGAGCTCGCCACCTGGCGCTTCGCGACCGAGCCGCTGACCCTCGGCGGGCAGCGCGTCGAGGTGGGCGAGCCCGTGCTGGTCGTCCTGGCGGCCGCCGACCGGGACCCCGAGCGGTTCGACCGGCCGGACACCCTGGACCTCGCGCGGAGCGACAACCAGCACCTCGGCTACGGGCACGGCATCCACTACTGTCTGGGCGCGCCGCTCGCCCGGCTGGAGGGGCAGACAGCCCTCGCCACGCTGCTGACGCGCCTGCCCGACCTGCGCCTCGCCGTCCCCCCGGAGGAGTTGCGCTGGCGCGGCGGACTCATCATGCGGGGACTGCGCACGCTGCCGGTGGAGTTCACGCCCGAGGCAAGCTGA
- a CDS encoding NAD(P)/FAD-dependent oxidoreductase — protein sequence MSTTERPRILVVGGGYVGLYAARRIQKKMRYGEATVTVVDPRSYMTYQPFLPEAAAGSISPRHVVVPLRRVLPKAEVLTGRVTTIDQDRKVATIAPLVGEAYELPFDYLVIALGAVSRTFPIPGLAEQGIGMKGIEEAIGLRNHVLEQLDKADSTNDEDVRRKALTFVFVGGGFAGAETIGEVEDMARDAAKYYKNVSREDMRFILVDAADKILPEVGPKLGAYGKEHLEGRGVEVYLSTSMDSCVDGHVVLKNGLEVDSNTIVWTAGVKPNPALARFGLPLGPRGHVDCQPTLQVTGTDYIWAAGDNAQVPDLVGRKAGNENAWCPPNAQHALRQAKVLGDNVVSGMRGFPQKEYEHANKGAVAGLGLHKGVAMIVMGKMKIKLKGRLAWYMHRGYHGLAMPTWNRKIRVFADWTLAMFLKREVVSLGAIESPREEFYEAAKPAPAPAAPKQEKAKAS from the coding sequence ATGAGCACCACGGAGCGTCCCAGGATCCTCGTAGTAGGCGGAGGGTACGTAGGCCTGTACGCAGCTCGACGCATCCAGAAGAAGATGCGCTACGGCGAGGCGACCGTCACGGTCGTCGACCCGCGCTCGTACATGACGTACCAGCCCTTCCTCCCCGAAGCCGCCGCCGGCAGCATCTCGCCGCGGCACGTCGTCGTCCCGCTGCGACGCGTGCTGCCCAAGGCCGAGGTCCTCACCGGTCGGGTCACCACCATCGACCAGGACCGCAAGGTCGCCACGATCGCGCCGCTCGTCGGCGAGGCGTACGAGCTGCCCTTCGACTACCTGGTCATCGCGCTCGGCGCGGTCTCCCGCACCTTCCCGATCCCCGGCCTCGCCGAGCAGGGCATCGGCATGAAGGGCATCGAGGAGGCCATCGGGCTGCGCAACCACGTGCTGGAGCAGCTCGACAAGGCCGACTCGACGAACGACGAGGACGTCCGCCGCAAGGCGCTGACCTTCGTCTTCGTCGGCGGTGGCTTCGCGGGCGCGGAGACCATCGGCGAGGTCGAGGACATGGCCCGCGACGCGGCCAAGTACTACAAGAACGTGTCCCGCGAGGACATGCGCTTCATCCTGGTCGACGCCGCCGACAAGATCCTCCCCGAGGTCGGCCCGAAGCTCGGCGCGTACGGCAAGGAGCACTTGGAGGGCCGCGGCGTCGAGGTCTACCTCTCGACGTCCATGGACTCCTGCGTCGACGGCCACGTGGTGCTGAAGAACGGCCTGGAGGTCGACTCCAACACCATCGTGTGGACCGCCGGTGTGAAGCCGAACCCGGCGCTGGCCCGCTTCGGCCTGCCGCTCGGCCCCCGCGGCCACGTCGACTGCCAGCCGACCCTCCAGGTCACCGGCACCGACTACATCTGGGCCGCCGGCGACAACGCCCAGGTCCCGGACCTCGTGGGCCGCAAGGCCGGCAACGAGAACGCCTGGTGCCCGCCGAACGCCCAGCACGCGCTGCGCCAGGCGAAGGTCCTCGGCGACAACGTCGTGTCCGGCATGCGCGGCTTCCCGCAGAAGGAGTACGAGCACGCCAACAAGGGTGCCGTCGCGGGTCTCGGCCTGCACAAGGGCGTCGCGATGATCGTCATGGGCAAGATGAAGATCAAGCTCAAGGGCCGTCTCGCCTGGTACATGCACCGCGGCTACCACGGTCTGGCCATGCCGACCTGGAACCGGAAGATCCGCGTCTTCGCGGACTGGACGCTCGCGATGTTCCTCAAGCGCGAGGTCGTCTCGCTCGGCGCCATCGAGTCGCCGCGCGAGGAGTTCTACGAGGCCGCCAAGCCCGCCCCGGCGCCCGCCGCGCCCAAGCAGGAGAAGGCCAAGGCCTCCTGA
- a CDS encoding SAM-dependent methyltransferase, which yields MSDTAARFAALARELLGVPLPVRIRAWDGSEAGPPLPGGSVLVVRHRRALRRLLWAPGELGLARAWVAGELDVEGDLYEVLGRLAGPLWERRPDRDERPGGALAGALAALRTARDPHARAAVRELLDLSGTWTPPAPPPEEVRRRSGPLHTRRRDRQAVSHHYDVGNDFYALVLGPSMVYSCAYWTPGGTLEDAQHDKLELVCRKLALAEGDRLLDVGCGWGSLALHAARHHGATVVGVTLSSEQAAHARKRVAEEGLADRVDIRVQDYRDVHDGPYDAISSVGMAEHVGDIRYRAYAGTLHALLRPGGRLLNHQIARRPDTPGQRYRLDPFIDAYVFPDGELAPLGRTTTALEEAGFEVRDVEALREHYALTLRRWVANLEGRWDEAVRLTSPGRARVWRLYMAASALAFERNRIGVNQVLAVRTPDGGTSGLPLRTRAWGTP from the coding sequence ATGTCCGACACCGCTGCGCGGTTCGCCGCGCTGGCCCGGGAGCTGCTCGGCGTCCCGCTGCCCGTGCGGATCCGCGCCTGGGACGGCAGCGAGGCCGGCCCGCCCCTCCCCGGAGGGTCCGTCCTCGTCGTCCGTCACCGCAGGGCGCTGCGGCGGCTGCTGTGGGCCCCGGGCGAACTGGGCCTCGCCCGGGCCTGGGTCGCCGGGGAGCTGGACGTGGAGGGCGACCTCTACGAGGTGCTCGGCCGGCTCGCCGGGCCGCTGTGGGAGCGCCGCCCCGACCGGGACGAGCGCCCCGGCGGCGCCCTCGCCGGGGCGCTCGCGGCCCTGCGCACCGCGCGCGATCCGCACGCCCGCGCCGCCGTCCGCGAGCTGCTGGACCTGTCCGGGACCTGGACGCCGCCCGCACCGCCCCCGGAGGAGGTGCGGCGCCGCAGCGGCCCCCTCCACACCCGGCGGCGCGACCGGCAGGCCGTCAGCCACCACTACGACGTCGGCAACGACTTCTACGCGCTGGTCCTCGGCCCGTCCATGGTCTACTCGTGCGCCTACTGGACCCCCGGCGGCACCCTGGAGGACGCGCAGCACGACAAGTTGGAGCTCGTCTGCCGCAAGCTCGCCCTCGCGGAGGGAGACCGGCTCCTCGACGTGGGCTGCGGCTGGGGCTCCCTCGCCCTGCACGCCGCGCGCCACCACGGCGCCACCGTCGTCGGCGTCACCCTCAGCTCCGAGCAGGCCGCCCACGCCCGCAAGCGCGTGGCCGAGGAGGGCCTCGCCGACCGGGTCGACATCCGCGTGCAGGACTACCGGGACGTCCACGACGGGCCGTACGACGCGATCTCCTCCGTCGGCATGGCCGAGCACGTCGGCGACATCCGCTACCGCGCGTACGCCGGCACGCTGCACGCCCTGCTCCGGCCCGGCGGCCGGCTCCTCAACCACCAGATCGCCCGCCGCCCCGACACGCCGGGGCAGCGCTACCGCCTGGACCCCTTCATCGACGCGTACGTCTTCCCCGACGGGGAGCTGGCCCCGCTCGGGCGGACCACCACCGCCCTGGAGGAGGCCGGCTTCGAGGTGCGCGACGTGGAGGCGCTGCGCGAGCACTACGCCCTCACCCTGCGCCGGTGGGTGGCGAACCTGGAGGGGCGCTGGGACGAGGCGGTACGCCTCACGTCGCCCGGCCGGGCCCGCGTCTGGCGCCTCTACATGGCCGCGTCGGCACTCGCCTTCGAGCGCAACCGGATCGGCGTCAACCAGGTCCTCGCCGTCCGCACACCCGACGGCGGGACCTCCGGCCTGCCCCTGCGCACCCGCGCCTGGGGCACGCCCTAG
- the eno gene encoding phosphopyruvate hydratase, with protein sequence MPSIDVVVAREILDSRGNPTVEVEVGLDDGSTGRAAVPSGASTGAFEALELRDGDKDRYLGKGVEKAVLAVIEQIGPELVGYDATEQRLIDQAMFDLDATPDKSSLGANAILGVSLAVAHAASEASDLPLFRYLGGPNAHLLPVPMMNILNGGSHADSNVDIQEFMIAPIGAESFSEALRWGTEVYHTLKKVLKEKGLSTGLGDEGGFAPNLESNRAALDLILEAIKQAGYTPGRDIALALDVAASEFHKDGAYAFEGKSRTAAEMTEYYAELVEAYPLVSIEDPLFEDDWDGWKTITEKLGAKVQLVGDDLFVTNPERLARGIEEGAANALLVKVNQIGSLTETLDAVELAQRNGFKCMMSHRSGETEDVTIADLAVATNCGQIKTGAPARSERVAKYNQLLRIEEILDDAAVYAGRSAFPRFKG encoded by the coding sequence GTGCCGTCCATCGACGTCGTCGTAGCCCGGGAAATCCTGGACTCCCGAGGCAACCCCACGGTCGAGGTCGAGGTCGGCCTCGACGACGGCAGCACCGGCCGTGCTGCCGTCCCCTCCGGTGCCTCCACCGGTGCGTTCGAGGCCCTCGAGCTCCGCGACGGTGACAAGGACCGCTACCTCGGCAAGGGTGTCGAGAAGGCGGTGCTCGCCGTCATCGAGCAGATCGGACCGGAGCTCGTCGGCTACGACGCCACCGAGCAGCGGCTCATCGACCAGGCGATGTTCGACCTGGACGCCACCCCGGACAAGTCCTCCCTCGGCGCCAACGCCATCCTCGGCGTCTCCCTCGCCGTGGCGCACGCCGCCTCCGAGGCCTCCGACCTCCCGCTCTTCCGCTACCTGGGCGGCCCGAACGCGCACCTGCTGCCGGTGCCGATGATGAACATCCTGAACGGCGGCTCGCACGCCGACTCCAACGTGGACATCCAGGAGTTCATGATCGCGCCGATCGGCGCCGAGTCCTTCTCCGAGGCCCTGCGCTGGGGCACCGAGGTCTACCACACCCTCAAGAAGGTGCTGAAGGAGAAGGGCCTGTCCACCGGCCTCGGCGACGAGGGCGGCTTCGCCCCGAACCTGGAGTCGAACCGCGCCGCGCTCGACCTCATCCTGGAGGCGATCAAGCAGGCCGGCTACACCCCGGGCCGCGACATCGCGCTCGCCCTGGACGTCGCCGCGTCCGAGTTCCACAAGGACGGCGCCTACGCGTTCGAGGGCAAGTCCCGCACGGCCGCCGAGATGACCGAGTACTACGCCGAGCTCGTCGAGGCGTACCCGCTCGTCTCCATCGAGGACCCGCTGTTCGAGGACGACTGGGACGGCTGGAAGACCATCACCGAGAAGCTCGGCGCGAAGGTCCAGCTCGTCGGTGACGACCTGTTCGTCACCAACCCCGAGCGCCTCGCCCGCGGCATCGAGGAGGGCGCGGCCAACGCGCTGCTCGTCAAGGTGAACCAGATCGGCTCCCTCACCGAGACCCTCGACGCCGTCGAGCTGGCCCAGCGCAACGGCTTCAAGTGCATGATGTCCCACCGCTCCGGCGAGACCGAGGACGTCACCATCGCCGACCTGGCCGTCGCCACCAACTGCGGCCAGATCAAGACCGGCGCCCCGGCCCGCTCCGAGCGCGTCGCCAAGTACAACCAGCTGCTGCGCATCGAGGAGATCCTCGACGACGCCGCGGTGTACGCCGGTCGCAGCGCCTTCCCGCGCTTCAAGGGCTGA
- a CDS encoding transglycosylase family protein, which translates to MRSGNGRHRRPRQAPALVVAAGVTGSAIALPLLGAGTASAADAETWNRVAECETGGMWSADLGNGYYGGLQFSQETWQAYGGTAYAPRADLASRAQQIAVAEKVFAAQGAAAWETCAPIAGLTVGGGSTAETDPGTSPAPSASAEEPEASAEPAPDAGTPSTADRPATGTEAATVSGTPGSGATGATAGSGATAGPTAPATTPTAPGASPAEPSPTAPGEAPVDGGVPTPASGNGKHRGEPAKEEGATGPTAPVPGDGSVDTGAAVEGRGTGTPTSRGDAAARTADGLAADGTYTVRPGDNLWAIADAHEVPGGWTALYDANREAVGTDPDLIVPGQSLDLAQPKG; encoded by the coding sequence ATGCGCTCCGGGAACGGACGACACCGTCGACCCCGTCAGGCCCCCGCCCTCGTCGTCGCCGCGGGGGTGACCGGATCCGCGATCGCCCTGCCGCTGCTCGGCGCGGGTACCGCGTCCGCGGCCGACGCCGAGACCTGGAACCGGGTCGCCGAGTGCGAGACCGGCGGCATGTGGAGCGCCGACCTCGGCAACGGCTACTACGGCGGCCTCCAGTTCTCCCAGGAGACCTGGCAGGCGTACGGCGGCACGGCCTACGCGCCCCGCGCCGACCTCGCCAGCCGCGCCCAGCAGATCGCCGTCGCGGAGAAGGTCTTCGCCGCGCAGGGCGCCGCCGCCTGGGAGACCTGCGCCCCCATCGCCGGCCTGACCGTCGGCGGCGGCTCCACCGCGGAGACCGACCCCGGCACCTCGCCCGCCCCGTCGGCGAGCGCCGAGGAGCCGGAGGCGTCCGCCGAGCCCGCCCCCGACGCCGGCACGCCCTCCACGGCGGACCGGCCCGCGACCGGCACCGAGGCCGCCACCGTCTCCGGCACGCCTGGCTCCGGTGCGACCGGCGCCACCGCGGGCTCCGGCGCCACCGCCGGGCCGACCGCGCCGGCGACGACGCCGACCGCCCCGGGCGCTTCCCCCGCCGAGCCGTCCCCGACGGCCCCCGGCGAGGCCCCCGTCGACGGCGGGGTCCCGACCCCCGCGTCCGGCAACGGCAAGCACCGCGGCGAGCCGGCCAAGGAGGAGGGCGCGACCGGTCCGACGGCCCCGGTCCCCGGTGACGGCTCCGTCGACACCGGCGCCGCGGTCGAAGGGCGCGGAACGGGTACGCCCACCTCGCGGGGTGACGCCGCGGCACGTACGGCCGACGGCCTCGCGGCCGACGGCACGTACACCGTCCGGCCCGGCGACAACCTCTGGGCCATCGCGGACGCCCACGAGGTGCCCGGCGGCTGGACGGCCCTCTACGACGCCAACCGCGAGGCCGTCGGCACCGACCCGGACCTCATCGTCCCTGGCCAGAGCCTCGATCTCGCCCAGCCCAAGGGGTAG
- a CDS encoding DUF501 domain-containing protein, whose protein sequence is METPPPQTERTEPTEADVAAFQDQLGRPPRGLRAIAHRCPCGNPDVVETAPRLPDGTPFPTTYYLTCPRANSAIGTLEANGVMKEMTERLARDPELAAAYRAAHEDYLARRDAIEVLAGFPSAGGMPDRVKCLHVLVGHSLVAGPGVNPLGDEALAMLPEWWAKGPCVGADREPGDAAAGAGGASADAADTAGGDATDGDAEGGR, encoded by the coding sequence ATGGAAACGCCCCCTCCGCAGACTGAACGCACCGAGCCGACCGAGGCCGACGTCGCGGCCTTCCAGGACCAGCTCGGCCGCCCGCCGCGCGGCCTGCGGGCCATCGCGCACCGCTGCCCGTGCGGCAACCCCGACGTGGTCGAGACCGCGCCCCGGCTCCCGGACGGCACGCCCTTCCCGACGACGTACTACCTCACGTGCCCCCGCGCGAACTCCGCGATCGGCACGCTCGAGGCGAACGGCGTCATGAAGGAGATGACCGAGCGCCTGGCGCGCGACCCCGAGCTGGCGGCCGCCTACCGCGCCGCGCACGAGGACTACCTCGCGCGCCGCGACGCCATCGAGGTGCTCGCCGGCTTCCCCAGCGCCGGCGGCATGCCGGACCGGGTGAAGTGCCTGCACGTCCTGGTCGGCCACTCGCTGGTCGCCGGACCCGGCGTCAACCCCCTGGGGGACGAGGCGCTCGCGATGCTCCCCGAGTGGTGGGCGAAGGGCCCGTGCGTCGGCGCCGACCGGGAGCCCGGGGACGCGGCGGCCGGGGCCGGCGGCGCGTCGGCGGACGCGGCGGACACCGCCGGTGGCGACGCGACCGATGGCGACGCGGAGGGTGGCCGGTGA
- a CDS encoding FtsB family cell division protein, with product MGQDRDRFSTATRLRLLGEQTAARVYRSQSRRQARRSRLTGRAAFLALVVCSMVVALAYPMRQYVSQRGEIAEQERLAEQAAARVERLRDEKARLQDDAYVRQLARRHLHYVLPGETAFTMNDPEAAREHRTDQGGTGRPWYSNVWDGVDRADQENR from the coding sequence ATGGGCCAGGACCGGGACCGGTTCTCGACCGCGACGAGGCTGCGGCTGCTCGGCGAGCAGACCGCCGCCCGCGTCTACCGCTCCCAGAGCCGCCGTCAGGCGCGCCGCTCCCGGCTGACCGGCCGGGCCGCGTTCCTCGCCCTCGTGGTCTGCTCCATGGTCGTGGCCCTCGCCTACCCGATGCGCCAGTACGTGTCGCAGCGCGGCGAGATCGCCGAGCAGGAACGGCTCGCGGAGCAGGCGGCGGCCCGGGTGGAGCGGCTGCGCGACGAGAAGGCCCGCCTCCAGGACGACGCCTACGTCCGGCAGCTCGCCCGCCGGCACCTGCACTACGTGCTGCCCGGCGAGACGGCCTTCACCATGAACGACCCCGAGGCGGCGCGCGAGCACCGCACCGACCAGGGCGGCACCGGCCGGCCCTGGTACTCGAACGTCTGGGACGGCGTGGACCGCGCCGACCAGGAGAACCGATAG
- a CDS encoding Ppx/GppA phosphatase family protein produces MTRVAAVDCGTNSIRLLVADVDPDAGTLVDLDRRMTVVRLGQGVDRTGRLAPEALERTFAACRAYAAVIRELGVEKVRFVATSASRDAENREEFVRGVVDILGVEPEVVSGDQEAEFSFTGATRELEGDDEYLVVDIGGGSTEFVVGRAHVRAARSVDVGCVRLTERHVRTDPPSPAEVAAIRADVRAALELAGATVPLREPRTLVGLAGSVTTVAAVALGLEEYDSAAIHRSRVSYEQVAAVTDRLLAATHDERAAIPVMHPGRVDVIVAGALVLREVMEYVGASEVVVSEHDILDGIAHHCAAEAR; encoded by the coding sequence GTGACCCGGGTCGCCGCCGTCGACTGCGGCACCAACTCCATCCGCCTGCTCGTCGCGGACGTCGACCCCGACGCGGGCACCCTCGTCGACCTGGACCGGCGGATGACCGTGGTCCGGCTCGGCCAAGGCGTCGACCGCACCGGCCGACTCGCCCCCGAGGCGCTGGAGCGGACCTTCGCCGCCTGCCGCGCGTACGCCGCCGTCATCCGTGAACTGGGCGTCGAGAAGGTCCGCTTCGTCGCGACCTCGGCCTCCCGGGACGCGGAGAACCGCGAGGAGTTCGTCCGGGGCGTCGTGGACATCCTCGGTGTGGAGCCGGAGGTCGTCAGCGGCGATCAGGAAGCCGAGTTCTCCTTCACCGGCGCCACCCGCGAACTGGAGGGCGACGACGAGTACCTGGTCGTCGACATCGGCGGCGGCTCCACGGAGTTCGTCGTCGGCCGCGCCCACGTGCGGGCGGCGCGCTCCGTCGACGTCGGCTGCGTCCGTCTGACCGAGCGCCACGTGCGCACGGACCCGCCGTCGCCCGCCGAGGTGGCGGCGATCCGCGCGGACGTGCGGGCCGCCCTGGAGCTGGCCGGCGCCACCGTCCCGCTCCGCGAGCCGCGCACCCTGGTGGGCCTGGCCGGCTCGGTCACCACCGTCGCCGCCGTCGCGCTGGGCCTGGAGGAGTACGACTCGGCGGCCATCCACCGCTCGCGCGTCTCCTACGAGCAGGTCGCGGCGGTCACCGACCGCCTGTTGGCGGCGACCCACGACGAGCGCGCCGCGATCCCCGTCATGCACCCCGGCCGGGTGGACGTCATCGTCGCCGGCGCCCTGGTCCTGCGGGAGGTCATGGAGTACGTCGGCGCCTCCGAGGTCGTGGTGAGCGAGCACGACATCCTCGACGGCATCGCTCACCACTGCGCCGCCGAGGCACGCTGA